From the genome of Adhaeribacter pallidiroseus:
TCAAGATTACCTTTAGGTAAAACCGGTAATAATTTCCGGAATGCGATAAATAAGAAATGTTTTATTATCAGGCGCGCGTTCAGAAGCTGCTTCACAAGGATAATTTTTAAAATCTCGGCCTAAAGCCAAAGTAGCTGTATATTCGTAGATAGAGTAATATAGCTTGTAGAAAGATAAATCAGCAGAATAATGAACAGCTTTAAACCAAGAGCTACCTGTTATTTGTTATACCAGCGAGGATTTACTTTAACTGAATTAAATCTTTTTAAACTTATTTGATAACATGAACCGAATCTTTGTTAATTTATTAGCCGTTTTGTTTTTAGGGCTGCATTCCTGTACCGAAGCCAAAACAAAACCGATAACTACAGCGCCTTTGCCGCCGCTCCCGGCCGCCGAAATAAAAGCAAAAGGCTTGGAGCTGGCTACTTTTGCCGGGGGCTGTTTTTGGTGTACCGAAGCCGTATTTGAGCGTTTAAGAGGAGTTGATCGGGTAATTTCCGGTTATACGGGTGGGGCAGAAAAGAACCCAACCTACGAACAAGTGGGAGCCGGTGAAACGGGCCACGCCGAAGCGGTACAAATTTATTTCGATCCGAAGCAGGTTACCTATCCGGAGTTGCTCGAAGTGTTTTTTGCTACCCATGATCCTACTACGCTTAACCGCCAGGGTCCGGATGTGGGCAAGCAGTACCGTTCTGCCATTTTTTATCATAGCGAGGAGCAAAAGCAACAAGCATTGGCTTACGTAAAAGAGCTGGAAACAAAAAAAGCTTTCCGGCGGCCTATTGTAACCCAACTGCAACCTTATAAAATGTTTTACACCGCTGAAGGGTATCACCAGGATTACTACGAACATAACCCCAATAACCCTTATGTTCAGTCAGTGACGGCACCTAAAGTCCACAAATTTGAAAAACAGTTTCGGGCTAAACTAAAAACGACTGCTTTGAAGGCGAGCGTTAATTAATTTTTTTTGCATTTCTTTAAACGGCTACCCAATAAGGTAGCCGTTTTTATTTACTATAAAACAGAATAAAAATAAATTTACATAGTACCTTGCAATGCATAATACTATATGTATATTTGTGCCGGTAGTTGTAATTCTTACTGCTTCCCAGATAGATGTATTAATAAATGAACGGTACAATGAAACAAGCCACAACACCCTTTTTCTCTACTGGTAGTAAGAGATGGGGCATCTTCTTTTTACTTTTAGTTTTACATATTTCGGGTCCGGCAGCAAGCCAGGCCCAAAGTATTTCGGTGCAGGTGAATAGTTATCTAAAAACGCAGGTAAAAGAAACCACTGCTCGAGGTGTATTACTGGTAGCCGAAAACATGACGGATTGGCTTAGTCAAACCAACGCGGCACCGGTTAGCATAAGAAAAACCAATACGCGCAACAGTGGAAATACGTCGAGTCAGCAGGGAGGAAATACGACAATTGCTAAATTAAAATGCCCAGCCGTATCTAAAACGGTGAAACGGCCTTAAGTAAATTTTTTAAATTTTACTTTGGCTTGTTGCGGTAAATAGTCTTTTAAGAAATAAAGGGTATCAAATACTTAAATGCACATCGCCCCTTACCGGATAACCAACGCAGGTGAGGATTAAACCATTCGCTAAGTCTTTGTCCGTTAATACTTCGTTATACGATAACCATACCTTACCTTGCGTGCAGCGCGCCACGCAATTGCCACACCGGCCAGCCTCGCAACTATAAGGCAGTAATAGTCCGGCTTCTTTAGCGGTCTGCAAAATAGTTTTTGGATACTGTACTTGCAAGCGGTATTCTTGCTGCCCATAATTTATGTACACAGCGTGCGCTTCCGTATCGGGGGGCTCATGGCGAATAATAGGTTTATCGGTGCTGAAATTTTCTTTCCGGATATTAACTGCTGGTATATGGGCTTCGCGCAAGGCATACGTGCACATGCGCATGTAATTGATAGGCCCACAAATATAGCAAAGCACTTGCACGGGCGGTGCCGCCACGTGCTGTTGCATAAAAGTATGTAGTAAAGTTTTATGCAAGCGGGCACGGCTTAAATAAGTGTTATTGCTAAATAAAAACTCAATTTGCAGCCGTTCCGAGAATTGCTGAGCCAATAGATCTAGATTTTTTTTAAAAATAGTATCTGCTGATGAATGATTACTGTACAACAGCGTAACTGATAAATGAGGATGCGCGTGCAGGATTGTTTTAAGTAACGAATAAACAGGGGTAATGCCACTGCCAGCCGCACAAAATAAAACGTGCTGATAACTAGTAGTAACCAGTGGTAACGTAAACAAGCCAGCTGCGCCTGTAGTGTAAACCTGATCGCCAACCTGAGCATAATCTACCAATTGCCGGGAAAAAATACCGTTGGGAATTCGTTTTACCCCAATCGTTAATGGTTCTTGCAATTCCGGCGACGACGTGATAGAATACGAACGCCTGACTTCGCCAACGGCTGTTTGGCGCACCAACGTTAAATACTGACCTGCTTGGTACGAAATTTTGTTTTCAGCATTTTCGCTAAAACTAAACGTTTTTACAGTGGGTGCTACTTCTCGTATTTCCGAAATAGTCAATATTTTATATAAAGAATCCATAATCCCGGGGTAACAGATATACCATCATTTCCCCTCGTACGCTTTAACAGGTGTAAAGCTTCTTACTCTACCGTATAAGCATCTGCTATTATTAATAAAAGCGTAACCTTTGTTTTGGCGGTAAAAATATACGTAAGGTTCCCGATTATCTATAAAACACAAGTAAAGTGCTTATAAAACGAGTTGTTAGCATCCCGCGGTAGGTACCCAACAAAAAAGAAGAAAAAGAAATCAGCTAATTAGAAAATTTGTTGGAAGTTAAAATAGGAGCTGGCTCCTTAGATAGAGGTCTTAACAGAGTAATCTGGCCTTCGCCACCATATTCCGATACGTATATATTGCCCGTGCTTATATCTTCGGTTAAATCTAGTGGTAATAAAAAGTCGGCGAATCCCGAAATAGCTCTGCCGGGAGTTTCCCGATTAATGGTGTGATCTTTACCACTAGGGTCTAGCACAATAATATCGCGGTTTTCCATTAACCGTACTACTAAGATTTTTCCTTTTAATTGCTCTTTAAAAGCATGGCTTTTGTATTCAATAATACCATTAGGCGAGTTGTGCATCGGAAACTCATACACAAACCCACGGTAATTAGGATCGGGCTGTATACCCACCGGATATTGATTAAACTGGGCCAGATCAATGTTAGCCGTAGGATTACCGCCATTTAATACGTACTCGCCCCGGCTAGGATTAGGATGACCGTAGTAGCCTCCTTTTTCTACGCGTAATAAATAATCGTTTTGTGCTTCTCCTACATTGGTAACGGCTGGTATTTTAGGCCCAGCGTAAATACTGCCATCTGGCCGCCGGGTACCAGCCACCGAAGCGGGCGTGTTGCCACCAGCGCCAGAACCATTGGTAGTTACATACAGTTCTCCGTTGCTGTGCCATACCAAATCGTATGCATTTCGGATGCCCGATGCATAAATGGTTAAAGGAGCATTAGCCGCCAAAGGATCGTAATTTCCACCGTTAGTGGTTTGTACATCTAAAGGCAGCTTTACCGATTTTAATTTTTTTAAATCCAAGCGTAAAATAGCCGCCGAAAGCACGTGCTCCTGGCGGTTATCCCAGGTACTATCGGGGGCACCCATGGCAGTATTGCTGCCTTGGCAAAAATACAAAGCCTGGTCGGGGCCAAAAGCAATGCTGTTGGTTAAATGATCTTTAGCAGAGCGGGGCAAGTGAATAAGTACGTCCTCAACTTTTTCTAATTGCGGGCCAGATAAACGCGTTAATTTTCCATCCCAATCCGGGCCATCGGAGAACACGAAAGAACTGTGACTAACCCATGCAATTAAATTGGTAGCCGTTGCCTTGGGGTCGAAAGCTAAACCAACCGCCAAACGAGGAACTCGTTTGCCGCTTGCATCCTGCAAAGAATAAATAACTTCCGGGTCCAGCAGCGTTCCATCCGCTTTTATTGCAAACCGCTTAATTTTTCCATCTACGGTGCAGGCGTACAATTTACCATCCGGGCCCATGGTTACAGTGGTGTGATGGTCGAGCGTATTTTTTAATTTTATTCTTGCGAAAGCTACCTCTTCGTTCACAGCGCTTGCCAGACGAACGTGCGATAGGTCTTTTACGTCTTCCAGCAGGTGTTTTATGGCTAACCGGAGTTCTCTTAATTTTTGCTTTTGCGGCGAACAGGAAGGAAATAATCCTGTAGCGAGTAAAATAGCAGTTATTAAAAAAACTTGAGGTAATTTAACTTTCATTAGAATATAAAAACTTCGAAGATAAAGTACCTGTCAAGTTTAATAACCAATAGGACTTCATGATATATGTAAAACTAAATATTTTATTTATACTTAAAAATATTACTTCTTATTTACACCTTTTTATTATTAAGAAATAATAGAAATAAACGAATAGTGACTAGTTTTGGATTGTAATTGACAAAGTAAAGTTAAATAGCTAAGTACGTAATATTAGGCTAAAAGTTGATAAAATTGGATATTTTGAGGGCCTGATAAATAAAAATGAGTGTTTTTTACTTGCAACTGCGTATAAATCATAACTACTTATGGTTGCTTTTATTATTAAATGGGCTTATAGTCTATAACTTTTAATAAAAAATTTAGAAGGTTATACCAAAAATCTAGCCGAATTTTTAGCATGTTGTTAAATTAGTTATATATATTAATATAATTATTATATACGAAGTCTTACTTAATCCGGATTGGATTACTGGAAGCCGCTAGACTATTGTTGCATTATTAAGTAAATTGAGGTAGAGTAAAGAGATGATAAGCTTTATTAGCCAGGAACTTGTACTCAAAACTTATCTAACCTAAAATATGAGGGTGCCAGGGTTCTGGCATCTGGTTTTGTGTTCTTTTTACCCGCATCTGATTCCAGTAAAAACAATTTTTTAAATTTAGAAAAATATTTACGCTTTAATTTTGAGTAGAGTAGTATAATAAGCACGCTGGCAATTATAAGAATTAAATAATGAAAGGAACAAACCGGGCTGATATTTATCCGGGCTTAGAGGTAGCCATAATTTTAAAAAAAGACCAACGCAGTGGCAAACAAACCGAAGGCATTGTAAAAGATTTACTCACCAGCTCGGCTTACCATTCGCGGGGCATAAAAGTGCGCTTGGAAGATGGCCAAATTGGCCGGGTAGTAGATATACTGGAATAACCCACCGGCTTACATGCATCAATAAACTTAAAAGAAATTTAAAATTTAGCAGTAAGTTTCCTCCCGTTATGGTTTCGGTGGTGCCGTATAATTAAGCCAAAAAAGTACTAAGAAGTTTTAATTCACTGGCTTTTTAAAGAAAATAAAGGTTTTGGCGAGCCCTATAATTGAAAAATGCGGTTACTAGAGCTACTTTTAACGCGCAAAAGAGTATATATAGCTTCAGATAATCGAGCGTATGAGTAGTTCAAAACCATCGTACTTGTATACGGTAATTAATGCTAAATGCCCCCGGTGCCGCGAAGGTAATATGTTTCCGCCGGGTACTTTGTATACCCGCCGTTTTGCCGATATGTACAAACAATGCCCTTGTTGCGGGCAAAGCTTTGAGCCGGAACCCGGGTATTATTACGGAGCCATGTACGTGAGCTTTGGTTTTAGTACGGGCATTTTTCTGGCCGTTTTATTTGTGTTAAGCCAGTTCGTAAAAGAACTAACCTTAGGCATGGTAATGGGCACCATTGGCATAATTGTAATTGGTTTGCTGCCGGTTATGTTTCGGCTGTCCAGGGCTGTCTGGATCAACATCTTTTTTCGCTACGAGGGGCCGTGCAGTCAGATTCCGAAAAAGTAGCTTTATAGTTAGGTTAGTGCTTTAACTAAAATTCTGTATCAGCAATTACTTTAAGTAAAAGGACCAATTGAAAGCTACATTCCAATATTGAAAATACAAGGTTAAATCACTGATATTTAATTTATTATATTTTATTTTGCCTTGATACTGGTGTCTTACTACTTGTGTCCATTTACTTAACTGACTTAACAGGCTGAAAATTTTTCAGAATTTGTCAGAAATTTTAGTTGAAAAAACTGTCAGTTTTTCAGAAAATAGGTTTGGCAAGTACCTTGTTATAAGCTAGTTAAATTTTTTAATTAATCGTTTAATCATAACAAGTTAAAGTTAAAAGGAGGATTTAATCATGAAAGCTTTAATGAAAAATGACCGCAGTTTTTTTCCAGCCATCCCTTCTTTTTTTGATGACATGTTAACCCGGGATTGGTTTAACTGGCCCCTTTCGCAAACAACCAGCAGTAACTCGTTACCAGCCGTAAACGTGAAAGAAACCAACGAAGCGTTTGAGCTGGAAGTAGCCGCACCAGGTATGAGCAAGCAAGATTTTAAAGTAGAACTGGATAATAACCTGCTCATTATCTCGGCTCAAAAAGAAAACCGCCACGAAGAAAAAGACGAAAAAGGCAATTTTGCCCTTCGCGAGTTTAATTACCAATCTTTCACCCGCACGTTTAGCTTGCCCGAAAGATTAGTAAAAGGCGAAGAAATTTCGGCGCGGTACGAAGATGGCATTTTATACATTGCTATTCCGAAAACCGAAGAAGCCAAAGTAAAACCGGCAAAACAAATTGAGATACGTTAAGTAAAAGGCGGGGCAACCCGCCTTTTTTATTACTTATAACCCAGCGTAAAAGTCGGACTATTCCCACCTTCGATTATATCTTCAATTCAGAATTTTGCAAGTTGGTGCTTGCTTTAAAATTAAAGGCAAAAAGCTGTGAGTAAAAGCAATATTGCTTTTTATGCATCTGCTGGGCTCCTATTTACCAGCTCAATACCAGAATAAAGCTAAAAATTTAAAAAACGCCTTAAGTTTTAAAGGTAAATATCTAATATTCTTTAAAATTTAACCTATTACTTTATGTTCTAAAGCCGTATGTCAGTACTTTTACTTTTGTCTCTTTCTTCCTTAATATACTCGCTCTATGAGTTCAACTGATTTAACTACTCCTGTTCTGGAAAAGATGCAGCGCTTAACTTTTTCGGACGATAATATTTATGATTTTTTTAGTTTAGCCAATCGGGCGTATTTGCTGGTTTACCTGCACGGGAGCGATGGAAAAAAAGAGCATCTGGATAAAATAAAAAAAGTGATTGACACGCAAATCCGGCCCCTGCTGGAAGAAGAGTTAACGATGAACGAAAAAAAGAACTTGTTTGATACAGCCAAAACAAACATAGAGGCTTACATAAAAGCCTATGCCCAACAGGCAAAGTAATGCACAACTGCGTACGGCGACAGGGAGTATTAGCGTACCAACTCATGTGTCTGGCGGAGTAACCTGGTTGCTTGCTGCTTTATAGAGCAAGCATCTTAAGCGGACTGAGGGGATTCACGCTGCTGTAAACAAAAGCTTGTTCTTCGGTTATTATACCCGCTTGTACCGGATTTTGGTGAATGTAATTTACCTTTTGCCTGACCATCTCCTTCGAAACTAAATCTATCGGGTGGTTGTGGTGCTGCCAGAATTGGAACTCAATGTTGTAATTATTCCTGCGGGCAAAATGCCGGAGTAAGTAAAGCAGCCAGTCTTTCCGGCTTTCCTGCGGGTTGCCTTGGATAAGTTGCAATATTTGCTTGGCGGTATAACTTTTAAAATCCCGCAGAA
Proteins encoded in this window:
- the msrA gene encoding peptide-methionine (S)-S-oxide reductase MsrA; translated protein: MNRIFVNLLAVLFLGLHSCTEAKTKPITTAPLPPLPAAEIKAKGLELATFAGGCFWCTEAVFERLRGVDRVISGYTGGAEKNPTYEQVGAGETGHAEAVQIYFDPKQVTYPELLEVFFATHDPTTLNRQGPDVGKQYRSAIFYHSEEQKQQALAYVKELETKKAFRRPIVTQLQPYKMFYTAEGYHQDYYEHNPNNPYVQSVTAPKVHKFEKQFRAKLKTTALKASVN
- a CDS encoding PQQ-dependent sugar dehydrogenase, giving the protein MKVKLPQVFLITAILLATGLFPSCSPQKQKLRELRLAIKHLLEDVKDLSHVRLASAVNEEVAFARIKLKNTLDHHTTVTMGPDGKLYACTVDGKIKRFAIKADGTLLDPEVIYSLQDASGKRVPRLAVGLAFDPKATATNLIAWVSHSSFVFSDGPDWDGKLTRLSGPQLEKVEDVLIHLPRSAKDHLTNSIAFGPDQALYFCQGSNTAMGAPDSTWDNRQEHVLSAAILRLDLKKLKSVKLPLDVQTTNGGNYDPLAANAPLTIYASGIRNAYDLVWHSNGELYVTTNGSGAGGNTPASVAGTRRPDGSIYAGPKIPAVTNVGEAQNDYLLRVEKGGYYGHPNPSRGEYVLNGGNPTANIDLAQFNQYPVGIQPDPNYRGFVYEFPMHNSPNGIIEYKSHAFKEQLKGKILVVRLMENRDIIVLDPSGKDHTINRETPGRAISGFADFLLPLDLTEDISTGNIYVSEYGGEGQITLLRPLSKEPAPILTSNKFSN
- a CDS encoding YwbE family protein, producing MKGTNRADIYPGLEVAIILKKDQRSGKQTEGIVKDLLTSSAYHSRGIKVRLEDGQIGRVVDILE
- a CDS encoding ferredoxin--NADP reductase encodes the protein MDSLYKILTISEIREVAPTVKTFSFSENAENKISYQAGQYLTLVRQTAVGEVRRSYSITSSPELQEPLTIGVKRIPNGIFSRQLVDYAQVGDQVYTTGAAGLFTLPLVTTSYQHVLFCAAGSGITPVYSLLKTILHAHPHLSVTLLYSNHSSADTIFKKNLDLLAQQFSERLQIEFLFSNNTYLSRARLHKTLLHTFMQQHVAAPPVQVLCYICGPINYMRMCTYALREAHIPAVNIRKENFSTDKPIIRHEPPDTEAHAVYINYGQQEYRLQVQYPKTILQTAKEAGLLLPYSCEAGRCGNCVARCTQGKVWLSYNEVLTDKDLANGLILTCVGYPVRGDVHLSI
- a CDS encoding Hsp20/alpha crystallin family protein; the encoded protein is MKALMKNDRSFFPAIPSFFDDMLTRDWFNWPLSQTTSSNSLPAVNVKETNEAFELEVAAPGMSKQDFKVELDNNLLIISAQKENRHEEKDEKGNFALREFNYQSFTRTFSLPERLVKGEEISARYEDGILYIAIPKTEEAKVKPAKQIEIR
- a CDS encoding REP-associated tyrosine transposase — its product is MSRAYKTYEGGLLFVTLTVVGWIDVFIRREYCDCLVQNLQYCQEKKGLQLYAYCIMSSHVHFIAAAETGTLSDILRDFKSYTAKQILQLIQGNPQESRKDWLLYLLRHFARRNNYNIEFQFWQHHNHPIDLVSKEMVRQKVNYIHQNPVQAGIITEEQAFVYSSVNPLSPLKMLAL
- a CDS encoding DUF983 domain-containing protein; the protein is MSSSKPSYLYTVINAKCPRCREGNMFPPGTLYTRRFADMYKQCPCCGQSFEPEPGYYYGAMYVSFGFSTGIFLAVLFVLSQFVKELTLGMVMGTIGIIVIGLLPVMFRLSRAVWINIFFRYEGPCSQIPKK